The following nucleotide sequence is from Chloracidobacterium validum.
GATGCGATGAACCGGGAGTTCGTTCGGCGCAACCTGCGGCTGGTGCGCTTGTCGGCGTTGTTTCGTCCGGTGCTCGACATTCTGTTTGGCCTCGGCCCGGCCATTGTCCTGTGGTATGGCGGCCGGCTCGTGCTGCGTGGCGAGCTGACGCTCGGGCAGTTCGTGGAATTCAACCTCTACTTGACCATGCTGGTCTGGCCGATGATTGCCCTGGGGTGGGTCGTCAACTTGACGCAGCGTGGGCTGGCCAGCATGGGGCGGCTCTCGGCCATCCTTGACGAATCCCCGGCCATTGCCGACCCGGCGCACCTCCCCACGCTGCCGCCGATTGCAGGTGACATCGAGTTTCGCCATCTCACCTTTGCCTACGCTGGCGCAGGCAGCGCCGCGTCATCACCGGTGCTGCGGGATGTTTCGCTTCGGATTCCGTGCGGCACGACGCTGGCCATCATCGGGCCGACCGGGGCCGGAAAAAGCACCCTGGCCAACCTCATCCCGCGACTGCTCGACGCCCCCCCTGGAACGCTCTTCATTGATGGCCGTCCCATCCAGGACTATCCCCTCCAGCAACTTCGGTCGGCAATTGGCTATGCCCAGCAGGAAAGCTTTCTGTTTAGCGATACCATTGCGGCCAACATTGCGTTTGGGGTCGAAACCGCCACGCCGGAAGCCATCGCGCGGGTGGCCGAACAGGCCGGGCTGCGGCAGGATGTCGAACAGTTTCCCAAGGGCTTTGAAACCATCGTCGGAGAACGTGGCATCACGCTTTCCGGCGGCCAGAAACAACGTGCGGCACTGGCCCGGGCGCTGCTGCGCGATCCGCGGATCCTCATCCTGGACGATGCGCTGTCGGCAGTGGATACCGATACCGAAGCCCGTATCCTGGAACACCTGCGGCAGGTCATGCGTGGACGGACAACCATCCTCATCGCGCACCGGATTTCGACCGTCAAAGATGCCGATCACATCGTGTTTCTCGAAGATGGGCGGATTGTCGAGCAGGGAACCCATGCCCAACTGCTTGCCCTTGGCGGACGCTATGCCGCGCTTTACGAGCGGCAGAAGCTCGAAGCCGAGCTGGCGGCACTCTAACCGAGGAACGTCCACGCATGCCGATGCTCCCCAAGCTTCCGGCGTCCCTGCTCGTTGGACTGGGCATTCTCGCCAGCCGCCTGTCGGGGCTGATCCGCAATAAGGTTTTCGCCTATTACTTCGGCGACTCAGAGATTGCCGGGGTTTATCGCGCGGCGCAGCGGATTCCGAACGTCCTGCAAAACCTGCTCGGCGAAGGCGCGCTGTCGGCATCCTTCATTCCGGCTTACGCGCGGCTGCTGGCCGAAGGACGCGCGGACGATGCCGGACGCCTGGCCGGGGCCATCTTCGGGTTGCTCAGCCTGGCGGTCTCCGTCCTGGTTGCGGTTGGGATTGGACTTGCGCCCTGGCTGACGCGCGTGATTGCGCCGGGGTTCACCGGCGAACACTACGTGCTGACAGTCCGGTTGGTGCGGATTTTCTTCCCCGGCATCGGGATTCTGGTGCTTTCGGCCTGGTGTCTGGGCATCCTCAACAGCCACCGGCGCTTTTTGTTGCCATATGCCGCGCCGGTGGCGCTCAACGCAGTCGTGGTCGTCACGCTGCTCGTCTTTGGCGGACAACCGCTCGACCGACTCGTCGTCTGGACGACTTGGGGCGCGGTCGTTGGTAGTCTGGTGATGTTTGGCATTCAACTGCCGACGGTTTGGCGTGTCGCGTCACCGTTGCGCCTGAGCTGGCGCGTTGATGGCGCTCCAACCCGCGAAGTCATCCGCAACTTCTTCCCGGCACTGGTCAGTCGCGGGGTAGCGCAAATCAGCAGTTACCTGGACAACCTCCTGGCCAGCTTGGTTTCTCCAAGCGCGGTTGGCGTATTGGGCTACGCGCAGGATGTTTACATGCTCCCGGTC
It contains:
- a CDS encoding ABC transporter ATP-binding protein, which encodes MTASTQTTALVSSRPDSQTTSPTVQPLPTPWQRLLGFCAPYWTSFLLGGLLILASAYVNLLSPQVIRTAVDDLRTGVTQQKVARYALLVIGIAAVRGLFLFWQRRILINRSRDIEYDLRNAFYAHLQRQPPAFFHRQRIGDLMSRATNDIGAVRMLIGPAVLYGLNTLFTVALVLPAMVAVNATLTAFALITLPLAAAATKYFGARIHERSEEIQAYFGLVTAKAQENFSGVRVVRAFAQEAAEEAAFDAMNREFVRRNLRLVRLSALFRPVLDILFGLGPAIVLWYGGRLVLRGELTLGQFVEFNLYLTMLVWPMIALGWVVNLTQRGLASMGRLSAILDESPAIADPAHLPTLPPIAGDIEFRHLTFAYAGAGSAASSPVLRDVSLRIPCGTTLAIIGPTGAGKSTLANLIPRLLDAPPGTLFIDGRPIQDYPLQQLRSAIGYAQQESFLFSDTIAANIAFGVETATPEAIARVAEQAGLRQDVEQFPKGFETIVGERGITLSGGQKQRAALARALLRDPRILILDDALSAVDTDTEARILEHLRQVMRGRTTILIAHRISTVKDADHIVFLEDGRIVEQGTHAQLLALGGRYAALYERQKLEAELAAL
- the murJ gene encoding murein biosynthesis integral membrane protein MurJ, producing the protein MPMLPKLPASLLVGLGILASRLSGLIRNKVFAYYFGDSEIAGVYRAAQRIPNVLQNLLGEGALSASFIPAYARLLAEGRADDAGRLAGAIFGLLSLAVSVLVAVGIGLAPWLTRVIAPGFTGEHYVLTVRLVRIFFPGIGILVLSAWCLGILNSHRRFLLPYAAPVALNAVVVVTLLVFGGQPLDRLVVWTTWGAVVGSLVMFGIQLPTVWRVASPLRLSWRVDGAPTREVIRNFFPALVSRGVAQISSYLDNLLASLVSPSAVGVLGYAQDVYMLPVSLFGIAISAAELPALASATGARETVAAQMRDRLTRAIGQMSFFVIPSSVAFVALGGSIVGVLYRGGRFDDRAATAVWLTLAAATIGLRAATQARLYASGFYALGDTRTPLRYALLRVGLAAGGGALAALYVPTWLGWPPMWGVAGLAAASGVAAWVEFFFLRRALQAEIGQLASHHLESAGLWLCALLAAAGAWAGLGPMRSVFPSWLADLGGLALYGTTYLAAAVILGLAPVDIRARLRRLGRRSSEE